Below is a window of Zygotorulaspora mrakii chromosome 3, complete sequence DNA.
AGAAATCGACAGTTCTGATTTAGAATCAAGGACTGTTCAAAATAACAGTATTACAGTGGTATTAGATGATTTATCTCTAGCTGTTGatcagaaaaagatatcaagTAATTGGAGGCATGGGATAATTGAACATGAGTCAAAGGAAATCCTGCACAAGGTGAACGCTGTATTCAAACCTGGTATGATAAATGCTATCATGGGACCTTCGGGATCAGGTAAATCATCTTTATTAAATTTAATATCGGGAAGATTGcattcatcaattttttctacTTTTGCAACAACAGGTTCGATAATGTTCAATAACACtaaaatatctgaaaaaatgttcaaaaaagtttgttcttttgtttcaCAAGATGATGATCATCTGTTGGCTGCACTTACCGTTCGAGAGACATTCAAATTTGCAGCAGCGCTGAGGCTTCACCATTTGACATCAGATGAAAGGACCTCTAAAATAAACGATTTAATAAGAGCGTTGGGTCTGACTCATTGCCAAAACAACATCGTTGGCTGTGAGTTTCTAAAGGGAATCAGTGGAggtgaaagaagaagagtcACAATGGGTattcaacttttgaatgaCTCCCCTATACTTTTACTTGATGAACCCACGTCCGGCCTCGATAGCTTCGTATCAGCGacaattcttgaaattctggAAAATTTGTGTTTCGAGTCTGGAAGGACTGTTATAATTACTATTCATCAACCTAGATCAGAactattcaaaagatttggcAATGTTTTGCTACTGGCAAAGTTTGGAAGAACAGCTTACAATGGCTCGCCAGAAAACATGGTTAAACATTTCAGCAGTTTGAGTTATGTGTGTCCAGCATTTACCAATGTCGCTGactttttccttgatatAACCTCTGTCAATACGCAAAATGAGCAAAATGAAGTTACATCAAAAGCCCGACTGCAAATCATTCTGAAAAGTTGGGAAGATCATTTAGATACTTCAAAGGCGGATTCACCGTCTttttctgaagaaaaaatgatttctcAGGAGAACTTCCTATCAGAATATGCGTATTCTATTAGGATACCGTGTAATATTGCCTTGGCCTATGTCATCAATCTCAGAAGGCAATTCACCACTACTAggagaaattttgattccCTTATGTCAAGAATTGCTCAAATTCCAGGCGTTGGTGTTATCTTTGCATTATTTTGGGCTCCCATTAAGAACGACTACGCGAGTATATCTGATCGGCTAGGTTTAGCCCAGGAGTCCACTGCATTGTATTTCATTGGTATGTTAAGCAACCTAGCGTGCTATCCAGCGGAACGGGACTATTTTTATGAGGAATATCTTGACGAAGTTTACGGAATTGCACCTTTCTTCCTCGCATATATGACATTGGAACTTCCTTTGGCTGCCCTCGCTGCTGTGGTATATGCAGCTTTCACCGTCATGGTCTGTGGCCTACCTAGAACTGCTGGCAATTTCTTTGGGACCATGTACTGCTCGTTTCTGATTGCAACATGCGGCGAGTCGCTGGGAATAATGACAAATACACTTTTCGAAAGACCGGGTTTCGTCGTAAACTGCATCTCTGTCATTTTGAGTATTGGCACACAACTATCAGGACTGATGTCTTTGCACATGTCTAGGGTTTTAAAAGGTATAAACTACCTTAATCCGCTGAATTACACATCTATGATAATCATCAACTTGGCATTTCCAAGTGCGTTGAAACTCACTTGTGAAGACGCCGGCCGTAATCCAGATGGATCatgcattttttcaaacgGACAAGAGGTACTTGAAGGCTATGGTTTGGTTAAAAACgttcaaaaatatcttgGCATTATTGTATGTGTCGCCGTGATATATCGTTTACTAGCCTATTGGCTACTCAAAGCAAAGCTCCAGTGGGTTAAATGGTAATACAGTAATTTACAAACACTTTTTGAACACTCTCAGATGGCTCTCAGATGGCTCTCTGAACGCTCTTTTTCTATTACTCAGGCATCCGCTGATAACCGGAATTAATAGGACGTTAGAAGTTTTATTTCCGGCgcctttttttcaaaaatataaaagGATGTGAAGATCTAAAAAAATGGGGGATTGACCGATCTCTTTGTTTACACACATTAATCACAAGATCAACTCCATCATTTAAGAGAAGATGAGCACAGTGGAATTGGATAAAAAACTATTATCAAGACTTTCCGCAAGAAAAGTTTCTTTGGAAGAACTAGAGTCGTTGGAGAAGAAATGTGTTTTAGAGTCCTTTCATTACGAAGATGCCTTTCAGCTAGGTATGTCCGTGAGAAAGGCAGCCAAGGACCTGTATCCGGAGAGCTTTGTTGCTATTGACGTTTCATCGAGCAATGGGCATTGTCTTTTTCGTACCATTACGTTCCAGGGTAGCTCTTTGGATAATGATTTCTGGATcgaaagaaagagaaa
It encodes the following:
- a CDS encoding uncharacterized protein (similar to Saccharomyces cerevisiae YOL075C; ancestral locus Anc_3.133); the protein is METELVQNDFGFAKAPSIELQVRDLSIIASRSDSRLVDSFSVDIPSGSVMAVMGGSGSGKTTLLNVLASKMGSGLKYEGKIHYLLDQDQEIDEKDANMTYLPQQDVLSARLTCRETLLIAANLKLRASKSEKEKIVEQLLTELGLRDCSETLVGDNKNRGLSGGEKRRLSIATQLIANPSIMFLDEPTTGLDAYSAFLLVKTLKMLARHGGRTFILSIHQLRSDILFLLDKLCILSQGKVVFCDQMCNTIPYFASLGYSTPDMVNPADYFIDISSVDGRTDASKKISQERLNELIQFWKKYESEYVHYRQTNISKEIRVRNLAASVSYGQQVLVQTKRNYKLNLSDYVTLCATFAEPAVIGAVAGWIFYKPDMSTLEGSRTLTSSLYASVVLQCYLYLLFDTYRLCEQDIALYDRERAEGTVTPVSFMCARKLSLFFSDDFLMILIFVTITYFMFGLEPDANKFFLHFAVVFLIQLSCSGMALLSVAVSRDFSKASLVGNLSFTFLSLSCGFFVNAKYMPVYVRWTKYISFTWYGFGALLSSNFTESCGIEEGCMGNQLLDNLGFARNWKTVPLVILFCFALFYHFAALIMFYVNKVDISLQGKEKSKKEKKRNLKSVKEIDSSDLESRTVQNNSITVVLDDLSLAVDQKKISSNWRHGIIEHESKEILHKVNAVFKPGMINAIMGPSGSGKSSLLNLISGRLHSSIFSTFATTGSIMFNNTKISEKMFKKVCSFVSQDDDHLLAALTVRETFKFAAALRLHHLTSDERTSKINDLIRALGLTHCQNNIVGCEFLKGISGGERRRVTMGIQLLNDSPILLLDEPTSGLDSFVSATILEILENLCFESGRTVIITIHQPRSELFKRFGNVLLLAKFGRTAYNGSPENMVKHFSSLSYVCPAFTNVADFFLDITSVNTQNEQNEVTSKARLQIILKSWEDHLDTSKADSPSFSEEKMISQENFLSEYAYSIRIPCNIALAYVINLRRQFTTTRRNFDSLMSRIAQIPGVGVIFALFWAPIKNDYASISDRLGLAQESTALYFIGMLSNLACYPAERDYFYEEYLDEVYGIAPFFLAYMTLELPLAALAAVVYAAFTVMVCGLPRTAGNFFGTMYCSFLIATCGESLGIMTNTLFERPGFVVNCISVILSIGTQLSGLMSLHMSRVLKGINYLNPLNYTSMIIINLAFPSALKLTCEDAGRNPDGSCIFSNGQEVLEGYGLVKNVQKYLGIIVCVAVIYRLLAYWLLKAKLQWVKW
- a CDS encoding uncharacterized protein (similar to Saccharomyces cerevisiae YBR137W; ancestral locus Anc_3.132) → MSTVELDKKLLSRLSARKVSLEELESLEKKCVLESFHYEDAFQLGMSVRKAAKDLYPESFVAIDVSSSNGHCLFRTITFQGSSLDNDFWIERKRKSVLRFGHSSFYLGNKMQGKTPEEKFFVDSKEYAFHGGAIPIFLEKSDYPVACLTVSGLKQEEDHLLATTCAINYAEQAAQHGLELD